Proteins from one Penicillium digitatum chromosome 2, complete sequence genomic window:
- a CDS encoding Short-chain dehydrogenases/reductase, putative — protein MASYAITGASKGIGREFVRQLAADTTNTVLAIVRDPESPDISELASSHHPNVHFIKGDVTDPKSILKAASAAAAVTGGKLDVFIHNSNAVDMATMSFNPTQIPFDAQATRAMFDLPFSTGIYGGMWATNAFLPLIEKGTQKKIVHISSAMAYLDLINKTGISYAIAYSVAKAGMNVQVAKYAAELAPRGIKVLALSPGWVDTWDGEKPSQAVQALEVMLKQFQAAEPELKGQIQPEESVRKSLQVIERLNSENSGLLLSHNGDRVRWF, from the exons atggCTTCATATGCCATCACCGGAGCCTCCAAGGGCATTGGCCGCGAGTTTGTGCGCCAACTCGCTGCCGATACAACCAACACGGTCCTGGCTATTGTGCGAGACCCCGAATCGCCCGACATATCTGAGCTCGCCTCCAGTCATCATCCAAACGTGCACTTTATCAAAGGTGATGTTACGGACCCAAAGTCCATTCTTAAGGCTGCCTCGGCCGCAGCCGCTGTCACAGGTGGTAAACTAGACGTGTTTATCCACAACTCCAACGCCGTTGATATGGCGACCATGTCCTTCAACCCAACTCAGATCCCCTTTGATGCTCAAGCCACTCGGGCAATGTTCGATCTGCCATTTAGTACGGGTATCTATGGCGGTATGTGGGCGACAAACGCCTTCCTGCCCTTGATCGAGAAGGGCACACAGAAGAAGATTGTGCACATCTCCAGCGCCATGGCATATTTAGATCTTATCAATAAGACTGGTATCAGCTATGCTATCGCGTACTCCGTCGCAAAAGCTGGGATGAATGTTCAAGTCGCCAAGTACGCAGCAGAACTTGCGCCTAGAGGCATCAAGGTGTTGGCTCTAAGCCCTGGATGGGTTGATACGTGGGATG GAGAGAAACCGTCCCAGGCAGTACAAGCGCTCGAGGTCATGCTGAAGCAGTTTCAGGCAGCCGAGCCTGAACTCAAGGGGCAAATTCAGCCCGAAGAGAGTGTTAGAAAGAGTCTCCAGGTGATTGAGCGTCTGAATTCCGAGAATAGTGGCTTGCTCCTAAGCCATAATGGAGATAGGGTAAGATGGTTTTAA
- a CDS encoding Fungal transcriptional regulatory protein, N-terminal has translation MNATIYSVKRRACVACTTAKAKCTPQAVNICQRCARLGKSCTYLDLPQTKRKRRATPSRVEVLEKKVDQLTSQLAALTQQSGQAPPETCNPLTNDLGSSCDPELDSTNIAALLDVAQDPSHGLDPPTTSILAGQPSIVDQGLLSETEAERLVATFQLDLVPKFPFVLITHDETAARLREQEPFLFLCVVAATMGSVHPLRKTVTEEIMKHVTLRVVARSERNLELLRGLLVHIAWYSYPAERHHPQLLLLIQLCVSILYDLGLHRKCSPNLDEQRALLGTYWLSVSLCGTLGRPTFMKHDSRIEECIESVVSTEDLSDRWIAPLIHIQSFLATVDEVYASMQASDGRALFQVTRGSLQRQFESVRACVEKDISNCPSSIENAIRIEIKYTEIRLEELSLREDLWITEPASAVRTTMLIGIIQRSKELIQTTRNLPVSEIAQITIITSARICAAVGCMPAAVLTLLNLTTGSTESAMEAQVQAVVDLAEYPNLVIELAKALETKCEGMSAADKETDIVGSLCSKMRLLARCYPYQIRAIVGSIPSQNLRQDASVMAVPANEVAMTPQVWPDGSTYGDLGDMFPIDDTQWDSLLSDFTGFNYLI, from the exons ATGAACGCCACAATATACTCAGTCAAGAGAAGAGCATGCGTAGCATGCACGACTGCCAAGGCGAAATGCACGCCACAGGCTGTCAACATATGCCAGCGGTGTGCTCGTTTGGGAAAGTCATGCACATACCTTGACCTCCCGCAGACGAAGCGGAAGCGTAGAGCTACGCCGAG CCGTGTGGAGGTGCTAGAGAAGAAGGTCGACCAGCTGACGTCGCAGCTGGCTGCCTTAACCCAGCAGAGCGGGCAGGCACCGCCCGAGACTTGTAATCCGCTCACCAACGACTTGGGCTCATCCTGTGATCCCGAGCTGGACTCGACAAACATTGCCGCGCTGCTAGATGTTGCTCAAGACCCGTCCCACGGCCTTGATCCGCCGACCACTTCCATTCTAGCGGGCCAGCCGTCTATCGTAGACCAAGGGCTTTTGAGTGAAACCGAGGCTGAACGTTTGGTTGCGACCTTCCAGCTTGACTTGGTGCCCAAATTTCCCTTTGTGTTGATTACACATGACGAGACAGCCGCTCGCCTTAGGGAACAAGAGCCCTTTCTCTTTTTGTGTGTTGTAGCCGCGACTATGGGCAGTGTGCACCCTCTGCGCAAAACTGTCACCGAGGAGATTATGAAGCACGTTACGTTGAGAGTTGTGGCACGGTCCGAGAGAAATCTCGAGTTACTCCGTGGCTTGCTGGTTCACATTGCATGGTACTCATATCCTGCAGAGAGACATCACCCTCAACTTTTGCTGTTGATTCAGCTCTGTGTTTCTATTTTGTATGATTTGGGACTTCACAGAAAGTGTAGTCCAAATTTGGATGAGCAGCGGGCGCTGCTTGGAACGTATTGGCTATCGGTTAG TTTGTGTGGCACACTTGGCCGGCCGACTTTTATGAAGCATGATAGTCGAATCGAGGAGTGCATTGAGAGTGTAGTATCTACCGAGGATCTGTCGGATCGGTGGATTGCGCCACTTATCCACATACAGTCTTTCTTGGCAACAGTGGATGAAGTCTACGCTTCGATGCAAGCCAGCGATGGAAGGGCACTATTTCAAGTTACCCGCGGCTCTCTGCAGCGGCAATTTGAGAGCGTGAGGGCATGTGTTGAAAAAGACATCTCAAATTGCCCTTCATCAATAG AGAATGCAATCCGCATTGAGATCAAATATACGGAAATACGGCTTGAGGAATTATCTCTCCGAGAGGACCTGTGGATTACAGAGCCTGCCAGTGCAGTTCGGACAACCATGCTGATAGGTATAATCCAGCGAAGCAAGGAACTCATTCAGACGACCAGAAACCTACCGGTGTCGGAGATTGCTCAAATTACAATAATTACAAGTGCTCGTATTTGTGCTGCAGTGGGCTGTATGCCCGCTGCAGTATTGACccttctcaatctcactACTGGCTCTACCGAGTCTGCCATGGAAGCCCAGGTGCAGGCTGTTGTTGACCTAGCAGAGTATCCCAATCTTGTCATAGAGCTTGCCAAAGCGCTGGAGACGAAATGTGAGGGAATGTCTGCTGCAGACAAAGAGACGGACATTGTTGGGAGCCTTTGCTCTAAAATGCGGTTATTAGCACGTTGCTATCCATATCAAATCAGGGCAATCGTTGGAAGTATCCCATCCCAAAACTTAAGGCAGGATGCGTCTGTGATGGCAGTTCCCGCCAATGAGGTTGCTATGACACCCCAAGTCTGGCCAGATGGGTCAACCTACGGCGATCTGGGAGATATGTTCCCTATCGATGACACCCAGTGGGATTCTTTATTGAGCGACTTTACCGGGTTCAACTATCTTATCTGA
- a CDS encoding AMP-dependent synthetase/ligase, producing MAPYKSEGKLSAEMPVQIQAQSTNYDIDYEKHGAQREANPLPDLKRKLKSRHLQMIAIGGTIGTGLFIGSGTAIAHGGPVGALIAYIFVGTIVYSVMTALGEIATYIPIPGAFTSYAARLIDPSLGFAMGWIYWFSWASTFALELTATGLIIQFWDSSISISIFIAVFWVVIIILNMMPVAFYGEIEFWFASIKVITVVGFMIFSICMNAGVGKEGYIGFRYWVHPGPFFPYLIQGHDSVAKFVGFWSTLIQAGFSYQGTELVGIAAGETENPRKTVPSAIRKTFFRIVFFFILTIFFLGIVVPSDDPGLLASEGDGASAQNANASPFVIAARRAGVTALPSIINAVLLTVVLSAANSNVYSGSRILVGLAQEGFAPHWFKKTSKHGVPYYSVLFTAAFGLLGFLNVSDSGSTVFTWLLQISGVAGFITWCSLNACHLAFQRALKARNISRDILPYKALWQPWFSWYGLFFNCLIIITQGFTAFIPNFQVKEFFINYLSLILFVVLYAGHKIVYRPAFVKPIEADLDTGRTTADNETWETIEPTTWYGKAWKWICGTPQRAEVGQRMSFVRKESVAPSVIFWGHLFSLFTQILVNFDMFFSQPPHLAKADELKPAPPKGVAYSVAIPGTEQPGRSRIYRAWNAQKELLKTLDPQVTTVHDMFESTANRQPKNHCLGWRPYNPTTKSFGPYQWLTYETVKNRRAAFGAGLVELHHKHECHRSGQYGVGLWSQNRPEWQITDLACVSQSLYSVSIYDVLSPDATEYIINHAELSCVVTSLPHIPTLLKLKPSLPNLKIIVSLDPLDGGEQDGHSKRALLESLAAGQGLAIYTIDEVEELGLASKRGYNAPSASDIVTINYTSGTTGPPKGVVLTHGNAVAATSCGLVTSTQARGDTIASYLPLAHIFARLAEHTSFWSGARIGYFHGNIVELVDDLKLLRPTGFMSVPRLYSRFGSAIRSATVEQPGFKGALSRHIIAAKIANLKNPDPSKATVRHAVYDRIWAKKVAAALGLERAKFMVSGSAPLDPTLHDFLRVAIGTDTSQGYGLTESYALATAQPTYDLTSGNCGSLAACIEACLVSLPDMEYSVDDKPFPRGELLLRGNNMFREYYKNEEDTRNAITEDGWFRTGDVCTIDEKGRFIIIDRRKNVLKLAQGEYISPERLEGVILSELGYIAQAYVHGDSMQTFLVGIFGVAPDLFAPFASNVLGKTIAPTDLEAVKESLNDDKIRRTVLRDLERVAKKHKFAGYERVRNVSLKVEPFTVENNLLTPTLKLKRPPTVKLYRSLLDRLYEQAVEEQSAPKAKL from the exons ATGGCCCCGTATAAGTCAGAGGGAAAGCTGAGCGCTGAAATGCCTGTGCAAATCCAAGCACAGAGCACGAACTATGATATCGACTACGAGAAGCATGGCGCCCAGCGCGAAGCGAATCCGCTGCCGGATCTCAAGCGGAAGCTGAAGAGCAGACATCTGCAGATGATTGCCATTG GCGGCACAATAGGTACCGGTTTATTCATTGGTAGCGGCACTGCCATTGCTCATGGTGGCCCTGTGGGTGCTCTCATCGCCTACATCTTCGTCGGAACAATTGTCTACTCGGTCATGACCGCTCTTGGAGAGATCGCAACATATATTCCGATTCCCGGTGCCTTCACATCATACGCTGCTCGCCTGATTGACCCTAGTCTGGGCTTTGCTATGGGTTGGATCTATTGGTTCTCATGGGCATCGACATTTGCGCTAGAGTTGACCGCAACCGGTTTAATCATCCAGTTTTGGGACAGCAGTATTTCGATCTCCATCTTCATTGCCGTTTTCTGGGTCGTGATTATCATTTTGAATATGATGCCCGTGGCCTTCTATGGTGAAATCGAGTTTTGGTTTGCGAGTATCAAGGTTATTACCGTGGTTGGCTTCATGATCTTCTCGATCTGCATGAATGCCGGCGTCGGTAAAGAGGGGTATATTGGCTTCCGGTACTGGGTGCACCCTGGTCCATTCTTTCCCTATTTGATTCAAGGCCACGATTCGGTTGCTAAATTTGTTGGATTCTGGTCGACCCTTATTCAGGCCGGATTTTCCTACCAGGGAACCGAACTAGTTGGCATTGCGGCCGGTGAGACAGAGAACCCTCGCAAGACTGTTCCATCTGCAATTCGCAAAACCTTTTTCCGTAtcgttttcttcttcatcctgaCGATATTTTTCCTCGGAATTGTCGTTCCGTCCGATGACCCCGGTCTGTTGGCTAGCGAGGGAGATGGTGCTTCTGCTCAAAACGCCAACGCCTCGCCGTTCGTCATTGCCGCCCGCCGTGCCGGTGTCACGGCTCTCCCCAGTATCATCAACGCCGTTCTTCTGACCGTGGTGCTATCGGCAGCCAATTCCAACGTCTACAGTGGGAGCCGTATCCTGGTGGGTCTAGCCCAGGAAGGTTTCGCCCCTCATTGGTTCAAGAAAACCAGCAAGCATGGTGTCCCTTACTACAGTGTGCTCTTCACGGCAGCTTTTGGTCTGCTTGGATTCTTGAACGTCTCTGATTCAGGCAGCACGGTGTTCACATGGTTGCTTCAGATTTCGGGTGTGGCTGGTTTCATCACCTGGTGTTCACTGAACGCTTGCCACCTTGCCTTCCAGCGAGCGCTCAAGGCTCGCAACATCTCTCGGGATATCCTGCCCTATAAGGCCCTCTGGCAGCCCTGGTTTTCGTGGTATGGTCTATTCTTCAACTGTCTGATCATCATCACTCAGGGATTCACTGCCTTTATCCCAAACTTCCAAGTCAAGGAGTTCTTTATCAACTACCTAAGCTTGATTTTGTTCGTGGTGTTATATGCGGGACACAAAATCGTTTATCGCCCCGCCTTTGTCAAGCCCATTGAGGCTGACCTGGATACCGGCCGTACGACTGCTGATAACGAGACATGGGAGACCATTGAGCCAACTACATGGTATGGCAAGGCATGGAAGTGGATTTGCGG TACCCCCCAAAGAGCCGAGGTTGGCCAGCGCATGTCTTTCGTCCGAAAAGAGTCGGTCGCGCCG TCGGTAATTTTTTGGGGTCATCTCTTTTCCTTATTCACACAAATTTTGGTTAATTTTG ACATGTTCTTCTCACAACCTCCTCATTTGGCCAAGGCCGATGAGCTTAAGCCAGCACCTCCAAAAGGCGTAGCTTACTCTGTAGCCATTCCCGGCACTGAGCAGCCCGGCCGAAGTCGGATATACCGAGCATGGAATGCGCAGAAGGAACTTTTAAAGACTTTGGACCCCCAG GTCACTACCGTCCATGACATGTTCGAGTCGACCGCCAATCGCCAGCCCAAGAACCACTGCCTTGGCTGGCGTCCGTATAACCCCACGACCAAGTCCTTTGGTCCATACCAATGGCTTACTTATGAAACAGTGAAGAATAGACGTGCTGCATTCGGTGCTGGTCTAGTAGAGCTGCACCACAAGCACGAGTGCCATCGCTCCGGTCAGTATGGTGTCGGTCTCTGGTCCCAGAACCGGCCAGAATGGCAGATCACTG ATCTGGCTTGCGTTTCCCAATCTCTTTACTCCGTCTCGATCTACGACGTCCTGTCCCCGGATGCCACCGAATATATCATCAACCACGCTGAGCTGAGCTGCGTTGTCACCTCCCTACCCCATATTCCGACTCTGCTCAAGCTCAAGCCTTCTCTCCCAAACCTAAAAATTATCGTCAGTTTGGACCCGTTGGATGGGGGGGAACAGGACGGCCACTCCAAGCGTGCCCTTCTCGAGTCCTTGGCCGCCGGTCAGGGCCTGGCGATCTACACTATCGATGAAGTTGAGGAGCTGGGCTTGGCCTCGAAGCGCGGATACAATGCTCCTTCTGCTTCGGACATTGTCACTATCAACTACACCTCCGGCACAACCGGTCCCCCCAAGGGTGTCGTTCTGACGCACGGTAATGCCGTTGCCGCCACATCCTGCGGTCTGGTCACTAGCACTCAAGCCCGAGGTGATACGATAGCCTCTTATCTGCCGCTAGCCCATATTTTTGCCCGTCTGGCGGAGCACACCTCTTTCTGGAGTGGTGCACGGATTGGTTATTTCCATGGAAACATCGTAGAGTTGGTCGACGATTTGAAGTTGCTGAGGCCCACTGGTTTCATGTCTGTCCCTCGTCTTTACAGTCGATTTGGTAGCGCAATCCGTTCTGCCACAGTTGAGCAACCCGGTTTCAAGGGCGCTCTTTCGCGACACATAATCGCGGCCAAAATCGCGAACCTGAAGAATCCCGATCCCTCCAAGGCGACTGTCAGGCACGCTGTGTATGATCGCATCTGGGCTAAAAAGGTGGCTGCAGCTCTTGGCCTGGAGCGAGCCAAATTTATGGTGTCTGGCTCCGCGCCCTTGGACCCGACCCTGCACGACTTCCTGCGTGTCGCCATCGGCACAGACACTAGTCAGGGTTATGGCTTAACCGAGTCCTACGCCTTAGCCACCGCCCAGCCGACCTACGATCTGACCTCCGGTAATTGCGGTAGCCTCGCAGCCTGCATCGAGGCGTGCTTGGTCTCTCTGCCAGatatggagtactccgtggACGACAAGCCGTTCCCCCGTGGGGAACTCTTGCTGCGCGGCAACAATATGTTCCGCGAGTACTACAAGAACGAGGAAGATACCCGCAATGCCATCACCGAGGACGGCTGGTTCCGCACTGGCGATGTCTGCACCATTGATGAAAAGGGTCGtttcatcatcatcgaccGCCGTAAGAACGTGCTCAAGCTCGCTCAAGGCGAGTACATCTCCCCCGAGCGTCTGGAAGGCGTCATCCTTTCCGAGCTCGGCTACATCGCCCAGGCTTATGTCCATGGCGATAGTATGCAGACGTTCTTGGTTGGCATCTTTGGTGTCGCGCCTGACCTCTTCGCACCGTTTGCCAGTAACGTTCTGGGCAAGACCATTGCCCCGACGGACTTGGAAGCGGTCAAAGAATCCTTGAACGATGACAAGATCCGCCGTACTGTCCTCCGTGACCTCGAACGCGTGGCTAAGAAGCACAAGTTTGCTGGCTATGAGAGAGTCCGCAACGTCTCTCTCAAGGTGGAGCCGTTCACTGTTGAGAACAACCTGCTGACACCGAC TCTCAAGCTCAAGCGTCCCCCTACTGTCAAGCTATACCGTTCTCTGTTGGACCGGCTGTACGAGCAGGCCGTCGAAGAGCAGTCTGCTCCCAAAGCTAAGCTGTAG